In one Zobellia galactanivorans genomic region, the following are encoded:
- a CDS encoding alpha/beta fold hydrolase — translation MLNYVTYLHQESDSWVTFVHGAGGSSSIWYKQLREFKKHFNILLLDLRGHGDSKPSLKDAFDDKYTFDYITEDILEVLDYLKIQKSHFIGISLGTVLIRNLAEKHPDRVESMVLGGAIIRLDMRFRILMGFGGLFKSLVPYIWLYKLFTFAIMPDGNHKESRLLFVREAKRMYQKEFVRWYKMGSQINRLLRFFRAGDVDIPTLYVMGGEDYLFLPSVKKMVQKQSQSSLLTIEHCGHVVNVEQPQLFNRFVIDFVSDVNRGY, via the coding sequence TTGTTAAATTACGTTACATATCTGCATCAAGAGTCTGATTCTTGGGTGACCTTCGTACATGGTGCCGGAGGCAGCTCTTCCATTTGGTACAAACAGTTAAGGGAGTTTAAGAAACACTTTAATATTTTACTGTTGGACCTTAGGGGGCATGGTGATTCAAAACCGAGTCTAAAGGACGCCTTCGACGATAAATACACCTTTGATTATATTACAGAGGATATTTTAGAGGTGTTGGACTATCTGAAAATTCAAAAATCACATTTTATCGGTATTTCCCTGGGTACGGTGCTTATAAGAAATTTGGCCGAGAAACATCCCGATCGTGTGGAAAGCATGGTTTTGGGTGGGGCTATTATCCGGTTGGATATGCGATTTAGGATTTTAATGGGCTTTGGAGGGCTTTTTAAGTCCTTGGTACCTTATATATGGCTCTATAAATTATTTACGTTTGCCATCATGCCGGATGGAAACCATAAAGAGTCGCGCTTACTTTTTGTGAGGGAGGCCAAGCGAATGTATCAGAAGGAATTTGTAAGATGGTACAAGATGGGTTCGCAAATCAATAGGCTCTTGCGTTTCTTCAGGGCAGGGGATGTTGATATTCCTACACTTTATGTGATGGGGGGTGAAGATTATCTTTTTCTACCTTCTGTCAAGAAAATGGTCCAAAAACAATCTCAGTCGAGCTTGTTGACCATTGAGCATTGCGGGCACGTAGTGAACGTAGAACAGCCGCAACTCTTCAATCGCTTTGTTATTGACTTTGTTTCCGATGTCAATAGGGGGTATTAG
- a CDS encoding DUF4197 domain-containing protein — MKKIFLLFLALNLTACGELQQVIDQLPQGQTALGNDQIAAGLRQALDKGIKSQVSKLTQEDGFLKNEAVKILLPEELQKVDKTLRDIGLGNLADEGLKVINRAAEDAVGEATPIFVDAVKGITFNDAKNILLGSDDAATQYLTSATQTQLYAKFNPVIKNSFDKVGADKVWSNLISKYNSIPLTKKVNPDLTDYVTQEALKGVYTMIAVEEKEIRNNAASRTTDLLKRVFSLQD; from the coding sequence ATGAAAAAAATATTTCTCTTATTTCTCGCATTGAACCTAACGGCCTGTGGCGAGCTTCAACAAGTTATAGACCAATTGCCCCAAGGACAAACCGCCCTCGGCAATGACCAAATTGCCGCCGGCCTACGACAAGCCCTTGACAAAGGGATCAAAAGCCAAGTGAGCAAGCTCACACAAGAAGACGGCTTCCTAAAAAACGAAGCCGTAAAGATTCTTTTACCCGAGGAACTTCAAAAAGTAGATAAGACCCTTCGCGATATCGGACTTGGAAATTTGGCCGACGAAGGCTTAAAGGTAATCAATAGGGCCGCTGAAGATGCCGTAGGTGAAGCTACCCCTATTTTTGTCGATGCGGTAAAAGGTATCACCTTCAATGACGCCAAGAACATTTTATTAGGTAGTGACGATGCCGCCACCCAATACCTCACCTCGGCCACACAAACCCAACTCTACGCCAAATTCAACCCCGTCATCAAAAATTCTTTCGACAAAGTAGGTGCCGATAAGGTATGGAGCAACCTCATCTCAAAATACAATAGCATACCCCTTACAAAGAAGGTAAACCCTGATTTGACCGACTATGTTACCCAAGAAGCACTCAAGGGCGTTTACACCATGATCGCGGTCGAGGAAAAAGAAATAAGAAACAATGCCGCTTCGCGTACAACCGATCTTTTAAAGCGTGTTTTTAGCCTTCAGGATTAA
- a CDS encoding DUF1684 domain-containing protein produces the protein MRILVLILLFGVFGCKTDKKYHDTSEESEVLVEVDALQAILDYQKEMNEEFKNPETSPLPDRYRKDFEALDFFAPDTNYIVTAKFVRTPEALPFMMPSTTGDASEETVYGIAHFTLNGKNRQLEVYQNKELMQQEKYGDYLFLPFTDNTNGRETYTGGRYIDLTIPDGDTIVIDFNKAYNPYCAYNKKFSCPIVPSVNNLDTEIRAGVKAFEPHKK, from the coding sequence ATGCGAATTCTAGTTTTGATTCTTCTCTTTGGGGTTTTTGGGTGTAAGACCGATAAAAAGTATCACGATACATCGGAAGAAAGCGAAGTATTGGTAGAGGTAGATGCGCTTCAGGCTATTTTGGATTATCAGAAAGAAATGAACGAAGAATTTAAAAACCCTGAAACGTCGCCCTTACCCGACCGTTATCGAAAGGATTTTGAGGCTTTGGATTTCTTTGCTCCCGATACCAATTATATTGTAACGGCCAAGTTTGTCCGTACTCCCGAAGCATTGCCCTTTATGATGCCCAGTACTACAGGTGATGCCTCGGAGGAGACCGTTTATGGTATCGCCCATTTTACCTTAAATGGAAAGAACAGGCAGCTGGAGGTGTATCAAAACAAGGAATTGATGCAGCAAGAGAAGTATGGGGATTATTTGTTTTTGCCGTTTACCGATAATACCAATGGAAGGGAAACTTATACAGGCGGGCGGTATATCGATTTGACCATACCTGATGGTGATACTATAGTTATTGATTTCAATAAGGCCTATAATCCGTATTGTGCCTATAATAAAAAGTTCTCTTGCCCTATTGTACCCAGTGTGAATAATTTGGATACCGAGATTCGTGCCGGGGTAAAAGCTTTTGAACCTCATAAAAAATAA
- a CDS encoding alpha/beta hydrolase, whose product MKRILLLLAFGVVFTCVGQNIKLKKGVVIDSIAVNDTIAETFALYLPKSFELSKPWPVIFVFDMNGRGRQALAMFSEAAEEQGYVLAASNNISDTLSISKNIVTASRMFSTVNAMLPIHKDRVYTGGFDVGGRFSTLVPTFVKGVDGVVACGASIANVEVLTSRNPFHFIGIVGDEDFRYPQMLKVEKILNRLKFPNQLLVFDGGHEWPDSKELSAALKMLTLVAMAKGNVEKDQAFIDENYVSDFVKVNRLYTANRPLLADNLLEEMTELYQPYLALDSIKASRKILRKSRLFKNQNRTQNALLLKEGLIKEDYNYYLEEDILTYNYNNLGWWKYQMEELQKFQGSSEVLQQKMGKRLEGYVKALVSDNIDVVSVEDPVDGEALNFLWMLKTIVEPENYESYLKVISYAAKTDDYGTALFYLEELLKKGYADRSKLYSLENTALLRITPEFNELVEKYLKSARYNIIEE is encoded by the coding sequence ATGAAGAGAATACTACTGTTATTGGCTTTTGGGGTCGTTTTTACCTGTGTGGGCCAGAATATCAAATTGAAAAAAGGGGTGGTAATTGATTCTATCGCGGTCAACGATACGATAGCGGAAACCTTTGCCCTCTATTTGCCCAAGTCATTTGAACTTTCGAAACCTTGGCCGGTGATCTTCGTTTTCGATATGAACGGTAGGGGCAGACAGGCCTTGGCAATGTTCAGCGAGGCGGCCGAGGAACAGGGTTACGTTCTTGCTGCTTCCAACAATATTAGCGATACCTTGTCCATTTCTAAAAATATAGTGACCGCGAGCAGAATGTTCAGCACGGTGAACGCTATGTTGCCCATTCATAAAGATCGTGTCTATACGGGCGGTTTTGATGTGGGAGGCCGTTTTTCCACCTTGGTGCCCACTTTTGTCAAGGGGGTAGACGGGGTCGTTGCCTGTGGGGCTTCAATCGCCAATGTAGAGGTGCTTACGAGTAGAAATCCCTTTCATTTTATTGGAATTGTAGGTGATGAGGATTTTAGGTACCCGCAAATGTTGAAGGTTGAAAAGATTTTGAACCGGTTGAAGTTTCCCAATCAGTTGTTGGTTTTTGACGGGGGGCATGAGTGGCCCGACAGTAAGGAGCTTAGCGCTGCCCTTAAAATGTTGACCCTAGTGGCTATGGCAAAAGGCAATGTGGAAAAAGATCAGGCCTTTATTGATGAAAACTATGTCTCTGATTTTGTAAAGGTCAATAGGTTGTACACGGCCAATAGGCCCTTGTTGGCGGATAATCTTTTAGAGGAAATGACCGAGTTGTACCAGCCTTACCTCGCTTTGGATTCTATAAAGGCAAGTAGGAAAATTTTGCGTAAAAGTCGATTGTTCAAGAACCAAAATAGAACCCAGAATGCACTGCTTTTAAAAGAGGGTTTGATAAAGGAAGATTATAATTATTACTTGGAGGAAGATATTCTGACCTATAATTATAACAATTTGGGGTGGTGGAAGTATCAAATGGAGGAATTGCAGAAGTTTCAGGGAAGTTCAGAGGTGCTGCAGCAAAAAATGGGGAAACGTTTGGAGGGCTATGTCAAAGCCTTGGTTTCTGATAATATAGATGTAGTAAGTGTCGAAGATCCCGTAGATGGCGAGGCTCTCAATTTTTTATGGATGTTAAAGACCATCGTAGAGCCTGAAAATTATGAGAGCTACCTCAAGGTTATATCCTATGCGGCTAAAACCGATGACTATGGCACGGCGCTCTTTTATCTGGAGGAGTTGTTGAAGAAAGGTTATGCCGATCGTAGCAAGCTCTATTCCCTTGAAAATACGGCTTTACTCCGTATAACACCGGAGTTTAATGAACTGGTGGAAAAATATCTTAAAAGCGCACGCTATAACATTATTGAAGAGTAG
- a CDS encoding Lrp/AsnC family transcriptional regulator has product MNIDDLNWKILKCLQANARETFADIGRKVGLTAPAVAERIKKMEDLGIIEGYITKVSHAKTGHHLKAIITLRAFMGKLKPFLEMVKTYKEVVNCYRITGNENIVMEVVLKDQFHLERFIDKLIQYGETRTHIILSNVVSSAPIGKNTF; this is encoded by the coding sequence ATGAATATAGATGATTTAAACTGGAAAATACTCAAATGTCTTCAGGCAAATGCGCGTGAAACCTTTGCCGATATCGGAAGGAAAGTCGGCTTAACGGCACCGGCAGTGGCGGAGCGAATCAAGAAGATGGAAGACCTGGGAATTATAGAGGGATATATTACTAAAGTGTCACATGCAAAGACGGGACATCATTTAAAGGCCATTATTACCCTTAGGGCCTTTATGGGGAAATTAAAACCCTTTTTAGAGATGGTGAAGACCTATAAAGAGGTGGTGAACTGCTACAGGATTACGGGTAACGAGAACATTGTAATGGAGGTAGTGCTGAAAGATCAGTTTCATTTGGAACGCTTTATCGATAAGCTGATTCAGTATGGGGAAACACGTACCCATATTATCCTTTCCAATGTGGTGTCAAGTGCGCCTATCGGGAAGAACACTTTTTAA
- a CDS encoding T9SS type B sorting domain-containing protein: protein MKQLGFLAMLLSSFGLWAQIRVDDTTYSVEELVRDILVDSNCAETSNYSSKTGSAEGLNGIGYFQANGTDFPYEEGIVLSTGRAKLAEGPNVDIHDSGSETWAGDDDLRAITNSDALYNASYIQFDFVPYADRITFNFLFASEEYQENFQCVFGDVFAFILTDSKGVSKNLAVIPNSELPVRVTTIRPGVNEECLPRNLEYFDKINDENSAISFHGQTKSFTAESKVVPGDAYNIKLVIADNRDSQVDSAVFLEAGSFTLGADLGENRTVEDGNPMCIGETIVLDATAQGVSDYRWYKDEVERVEWAGLSKVDVAESGKFSVDVGFSTSCVANGGLTLEFILPPQIMSPPVSLNFCDVDATGKQVVDLTVNSELILGGQDPKIYQVTYYLSEEDARAFKNAIGNPTAYELSNASETVFVRISSGNSCYEIATFELKLLGIDFRSELQEEYVLCLGADGETLEPLPVLDTGLSTSVYSFAWYRGELSPENKIADASDASFTASEAGTYIVQLQNMELGCEFSLAARVFVSPRAKVFEIDFVSDPFAENTTIDIVAEGDGNYLYSVDGLDFTSVNRFEGLSAGEHTAYITDAYKCSVLSKKFMVVDFPRFFSPNGDGVNDTWSIINVPQMENPEVTIYNQYGMLMRQLSGNLAWDGTFNGGAAPSNDYWFRIEYTKDGERKEFKSHFSLKR from the coding sequence ATGAAACAATTGGGATTCTTGGCAATGCTGCTGTCTTCTTTTGGGCTATGGGCCCAAATACGCGTCGATGATACCACATATTCGGTGGAAGAATTGGTTCGTGATATCTTGGTGGATAGTAATTGTGCGGAAACATCCAATTATAGTTCAAAAACCGGGTCTGCGGAAGGTTTGAACGGTATTGGCTATTTTCAGGCCAATGGCACCGATTTTCCGTACGAGGAAGGTATTGTTCTTAGTACGGGGCGTGCCAAATTGGCCGAAGGCCCAAATGTCGATATCCATGATTCTGGTAGCGAAACGTGGGCCGGTGACGACGATTTACGGGCCATTACTAATTCTGACGCACTTTATAACGCCTCTTACATTCAATTTGATTTTGTTCCGTATGCGGACCGTATCACTTTCAATTTCCTGTTTGCTTCCGAAGAATACCAAGAGAACTTTCAATGTGTTTTTGGCGATGTCTTCGCTTTTATCTTGACCGACTCAAAAGGGGTCTCCAAAAATTTGGCGGTTATTCCGAATAGTGAACTTCCCGTTAGGGTAACCACGATAAGACCAGGGGTAAATGAGGAATGCTTGCCGCGTAATCTTGAATACTTTGATAAGATAAACGATGAAAATTCGGCTATATCTTTTCATGGGCAGACCAAAAGCTTTACGGCTGAATCAAAAGTGGTGCCCGGCGATGCTTATAATATAAAACTGGTGATTGCCGATAACCGCGATTCGCAGGTAGATTCGGCAGTATTTCTGGAGGCGGGAAGTTTTACTTTAGGGGCTGATCTAGGTGAAAATAGAACGGTGGAAGATGGTAATCCAATGTGTATTGGAGAGACGATAGTTTTGGATGCGACCGCTCAAGGTGTAAGTGATTATAGGTGGTATAAAGATGAAGTTGAGCGGGTCGAATGGGCCGGGTTGTCCAAGGTTGATGTTGCCGAAAGTGGGAAGTTTAGTGTAGATGTGGGGTTTTCCACATCTTGCGTCGCCAACGGAGGCTTGACACTTGAGTTTATTCTACCGCCTCAAATCATGTCGCCCCCTGTTTCTTTGAATTTTTGTGATGTCGATGCCACGGGTAAGCAGGTCGTTGACCTTACTGTTAATTCTGAACTCATATTGGGAGGGCAAGACCCTAAAATTTATCAGGTTACCTACTACTTGTCGGAAGAAGATGCACGGGCTTTTAAAAATGCTATAGGGAATCCGACCGCGTATGAATTGAGCAATGCTTCCGAAACGGTCTTTGTTCGAATATCGTCAGGAAATAGTTGTTACGAAATTGCAACGTTTGAATTGAAATTATTGGGAATTGATTTCCGGTCTGAGCTTCAAGAGGAATATGTCTTGTGTTTGGGGGCTGACGGGGAAACCCTTGAACCCTTGCCGGTTTTGGATACGGGGTTATCCACATCGGTATACAGCTTTGCTTGGTATAGAGGGGAGTTGTCCCCTGAAAACAAGATTGCCGATGCTAGCGATGCTTCTTTTACGGCAAGCGAAGCGGGTACTTATATTGTGCAACTTCAAAATATGGAGTTGGGGTGTGAATTTTCTTTGGCTGCCCGGGTGTTTGTTTCTCCTCGTGCGAAAGTGTTTGAAATTGATTTTGTTTCGGATCCCTTCGCCGAGAATACCACAATCGATATTGTGGCTGAAGGAGATGGGAATTATCTCTACAGTGTAGATGGCCTTGATTTTACCTCCGTTAATAGGTTCGAGGGCTTGTCGGCGGGGGAGCATACGGCGTACATAACCGATGCGTACAAGTGTAGCGTGCTTTCAAAAAAGTTTATGGTCGTTGATTTTCCGAGGTTCTTTAGCCCCAATGGTGATGGGGTCAATGATACATGGTCTATTATAAATGTTCCCCAAATGGAAAACCCCGAGGTGACGATTTATAATCAATACGGTATGCTGATGCGTCAATTGAGCGGGAATCTTGCATGGGACGGTACGTTCAACGGTGGTGCTGCCCCTTCGAATGATTATTGGTTCAGGATAGAATATACCAAAGATGGGGAGCGAAAGGAGTTTAAGAGCCATTTCTCCCTAAAAAGATAA
- a CDS encoding DJ-1/PfpI family protein, translating to MKPLYPILLALIVFCSCTSPKEKAGPKADSKRISPEILPHRYNVAFLIMDGTFNTELTAPLDIFQHTKFRKNIKAMNTFTIANTLNPITTFEGIRLLPDFDYTKDELPPIDILVIPSAEHHLDMDLKDTVMLDFVQKTDRSALFMTSHCDGAFVLAKAGVLKGKTSTTFPSDIKAYKKMFPDLKVADSVLFVHDGKYITSAGGAKSFEAALYLCQYLYGKEVADALAKGLVIDWNLEKTPHLIID from the coding sequence ATGAAGCCACTTTATCCTATCTTACTGGCACTAATCGTATTCTGTTCGTGCACCTCACCAAAAGAAAAAGCCGGACCAAAAGCAGATTCGAAAAGAATTTCACCCGAAATTTTACCCCATCGTTATAACGTAGCCTTCCTTATCATGGACGGCACCTTCAATACCGAACTAACAGCTCCCTTAGATATTTTTCAGCATACCAAATTCAGAAAAAACATCAAGGCCATGAATACCTTTACCATAGCCAACACCTTAAACCCCATTACCACTTTTGAAGGCATACGCCTATTACCCGATTTTGACTACACCAAAGACGAATTGCCCCCAATAGACATTCTAGTAATACCAAGCGCAGAACACCATTTGGATATGGACCTAAAAGATACCGTAATGCTCGATTTTGTGCAAAAAACAGATCGCTCGGCCCTATTTATGACCAGTCATTGCGATGGCGCTTTTGTTTTGGCCAAAGCTGGTGTGCTCAAAGGAAAAACCTCAACGACATTCCCCAGTGATATCAAAGCCTACAAAAAAATGTTTCCTGATTTAAAGGTCGCCGATAGCGTTCTCTTCGTTCACGATGGAAAATACATTACTTCTGCAGGAGGCGCCAAAAGTTTTGAAGCCGCTCTCTATTTGTGCCAGTACCTATACGGAAAAGAAGTTGCCGACGCCCTGGCAAAAGGTTTAGTAATAGATTGGAATCTTGAGAAAACCCCACACCTCATAATAGACTGA
- a CDS encoding mechanosensitive ion channel family protein, translating to MDLDKINEYAQIAIDKAVFYIPRIFLAGIILWIGFKVAAKVVDLVRKALERTGFSETLRPFLSSIVGVLLKGTVLFVIATVLGADLTGLFAILAAAAFAVGMALQGSLGNFASGILILTLKPFKVNDWIQVEDKFGRVVEIGIFSTDVLTPGNKILIIPNSMITESVVTNYSEKGMIRLELEVTMPYEESFPKVREVLASSLKEVSKILPQPEPEIGILDFDSHNVRLIVRPYVLPDDFWEVTFNANKAIKKAFSSNGVKVAYSEGVEIGKIGE from the coding sequence ATGGATTTGGATAAAATTAATGAGTACGCTCAAATCGCAATAGATAAGGCGGTTTTCTATATACCTCGAATTTTCTTGGCCGGAATTATTTTATGGATCGGCTTTAAGGTGGCCGCGAAAGTGGTCGACCTCGTAAGAAAAGCGTTGGAACGAACGGGTTTCTCGGAAACCTTGCGTCCCTTTTTGTCATCGATAGTGGGGGTGCTTTTAAAGGGAACGGTTCTATTTGTTATAGCGACGGTGCTCGGTGCAGACCTTACGGGACTTTTTGCGATACTGGCCGCGGCAGCATTTGCCGTGGGTATGGCCTTACAGGGTAGCTTGGGAAATTTTGCCTCGGGCATCTTGATTTTGACGTTAAAGCCGTTTAAGGTAAACGATTGGATCCAGGTAGAGGATAAGTTCGGTAGGGTAGTGGAAATTGGTATTTTTAGTACCGATGTGCTGACGCCGGGCAATAAAATATTGATCATTCCCAATTCAATGATTACCGAATCGGTGGTGACCAATTATTCGGAAAAGGGTATGATCAGGTTGGAACTTGAGGTTACCATGCCTTATGAAGAAAGCTTTCCCAAGGTAAGGGAGGTGTTGGCAAGCTCGCTAAAGGAAGTTTCAAAAATTCTTCCCCAGCCCGAACCTGAAATCGGTATTTTAGATTTTGATTCGCACAACGTGCGATTAATTGTAAGGCCATACGTGTTGCCCGATGACTTTTGGGAGGTAACGTTTAATGCCAATAAAGCTATCAAGAAGGCCTTTAGCAGCAATGGTGTTAAAGTGGCTTACTCCGAAGGAGTGGAGATAGGTAAGATAGGCGAGTAG
- a CDS encoding porin, which produces MKAITNTKYVKNLFFLALMLFSATAVVAQEEEEESKPKFSFSGSVDAYYRANLNAPNGEDAQAPGSSFANLPGFALGMANVIGAYEGEKVGFVADLVFGPRGTDAIFASPMYSSTGNIVNQLYAYWNVSDAVTLTFGNFNTFLGYEVISPVANFNYSTSYLFSYGPFSHTGLKADFALSDDFSLMLAVMNPTDLTEFNPTGQYAWGAQLGYSGQYLNLLIDNGSYEVDFTGGFDLSDTFFLGLNAAYFDGDEDDGVGSFAGLAVYPQLATSDTFSIGLRGEYFAETDSFGAVGGSDADGDASVFAVTLTGSATIGDLIIKPELRLDSASEEVFIDNDGNPIGGLSSFVLAAVYSF; this is translated from the coding sequence ATGAAAGCGATTACAAATACAAAATACGTAAAAAATCTATTTTTCCTAGCATTGATGCTTTTCTCTGCAACTGCTGTTGTTGCACAGGAGGAAGAAGAAGAATCAAAGCCAAAATTTTCTTTCAGTGGTTCTGTTGATGCCTATTATAGAGCAAATTTAAATGCACCTAACGGAGAAGATGCCCAAGCTCCAGGAAGCTCATTCGCTAACCTACCAGGATTTGCCTTAGGTATGGCCAATGTTATTGGTGCTTACGAAGGTGAAAAAGTAGGTTTTGTTGCCGATTTGGTTTTTGGCCCAAGAGGAACGGATGCCATTTTTGCTTCTCCAATGTATTCTTCTACCGGAAACATCGTTAACCAGTTGTATGCTTACTGGAACGTAAGTGATGCCGTAACATTAACCTTTGGTAACTTTAATACCTTCTTAGGTTACGAGGTTATCTCTCCGGTTGCCAACTTTAACTACAGCACATCTTACTTGTTCTCATACGGTCCGTTTTCACACACGGGACTAAAAGCTGATTTTGCTTTATCTGATGATTTCAGCTTAATGTTAGCGGTAATGAACCCAACTGACCTTACAGAGTTCAACCCAACAGGACAATATGCTTGGGGTGCTCAGTTAGGCTACAGTGGTCAATACTTGAACCTTCTTATTGATAACGGTTCTTACGAAGTAGATTTCACAGGTGGTTTTGACCTTTCCGATACTTTCTTCCTAGGACTGAACGCTGCTTATTTTGATGGTGACGAAGATGACGGTGTTGGTAGCTTTGCAGGTTTGGCTGTTTACCCACAGTTGGCCACTTCCGACACTTTCTCAATAGGTCTAAGAGGTGAGTATTTTGCTGAAACCGATTCCTTTGGAGCAGTTGGTGGATCAGATGCTGATGGTGACGCAAGTGTATTTGCTGTAACCCTTACCGGTAGCGCAACTATTGGTGACCTGATCATCAAGCCGGAATTAAGATTAGACAGTGCTTCAGAAGAAGTATTCATTGACAATGATGGAAACCCAATTGGAGGTCTTTCTTCTTTTGTGTTGGCTGCGGTCTACTCTTTCTAA
- the purU gene encoding formyltetrahydrofolate deformylase has protein sequence MKTTILIHCPDQAGIISAVTNFIHQHHGNIIYLDQHVDKEANVFFMRLDSDFDLSTFSKETFKKEFQKELADRYNMQWSLHEAGIKPKMAIFVSKYNHCLYDLLSRFNSSELEVEIPFIISNHPDLKPIAEQFDIPFYHIPVTKDTKAEAETKQLELLKKHGVDFIVLARYMQIVSPKIISNFPNRIINIHHSFLPAFAGAKPYHAAFKRGVKIIGATSHYVTEELDAGPIIEQDVTTVTHAHSIKDFIAKGRDLEKIVLSRAVKLHILRKTMVYNNKTVIFS, from the coding sequence TTGAAAACGACCATTCTTATCCATTGTCCCGATCAAGCGGGAATCATAAGTGCTGTCACGAATTTCATACATCAGCACCATGGCAACATCATATATTTAGACCAACATGTCGACAAAGAAGCAAATGTTTTCTTTATGCGTCTAGACAGTGACTTTGACCTTTCGACGTTTTCCAAAGAAACGTTCAAGAAGGAATTCCAAAAAGAACTAGCCGACCGATACAACATGCAATGGAGCTTGCATGAAGCCGGCATAAAGCCCAAGATGGCCATTTTCGTATCAAAATACAATCACTGTTTATACGACCTTTTAAGCCGGTTCAACTCTAGTGAGCTCGAGGTGGAGATTCCTTTCATTATCAGCAACCACCCCGACCTTAAGCCTATTGCCGAACAATTTGACATTCCGTTCTACCACATACCCGTAACCAAGGACACCAAAGCCGAAGCGGAGACGAAACAATTGGAACTACTCAAGAAACACGGCGTAGACTTTATTGTTTTGGCGAGGTATATGCAAATTGTAAGTCCGAAAATCATTAGTAACTTCCCCAATCGTATTATCAATATCCACCACTCGTTTCTTCCGGCATTTGCGGGAGCCAAACCCTATCACGCAGCCTTTAAACGCGGTGTCAAGATCATTGGGGCCACCAGCCATTACGTTACCGAAGAACTCGATGCGGGCCCGATCATAGAACAAGACGTTACTACGGTAACCCACGCCCATAGCATCAAAGACTTTATCGCCAAGGGCCGTGATCTTGAAAAAATCGTGCTTTCAAGGGCCGTTAAACTACATATTCTAAGAAAGACCATGGTCTACAACAATAAGACCGTCATTTTTTCGTAA